Proteins from a single region of Punica granatum isolate Tunisia-2019 chromosome 8, ASM765513v2, whole genome shotgun sequence:
- the LOC116187315 gene encoding probable disease resistance protein At1g61300, whose product MDIISGVAGIVGSIVGIIGIVFQCWGCTSMYRTYIEDLEGNLNTLEESMKELSGVMEEVRTQVVREDGEGRGQASEVGGWLGTVEALDNEVSEIVRVGRQLLEENGLCSGFPNNSWTRYRQSKAAEAKERTVDKELGRGRIFKDVDNRPGDLKLKSSLEALEGKRKELDNVFEDAMERIRRDEAWHSKRTKEVGEWLKRVENLKEEVGEILEEGTQEMGGGDPQSHRNCPSCKRLSERAKEKTTALEGELAKYRAFNTYTYKPDDPPMVEQPLEPPVGLDSSFEEVWTWVQDESVRRIGLYGMGGVGKTTLLKKIHNKFLGIQHDYDVVAWIVVSQPTNPEKIQEHIWEKLHLPESRWNDIIETERPGHILKIMKEKNFLIFLDDIWEEIDLSNLGIPSRNHQRKSKIIFTTRLKEVCGSMQAERTKKVDCLPPNKALNLFREKVGEQTWTAHDEIPNLAEALIKECKYLPLSLITIGAAMASRRDPDEWRKAIEILKKLPSDFADIEKKVLSVLELSYKYLPNETHKKCFLYCSIFPEDHVYRMDDLIDLWIGEGLLNECNGIHEERDRGIEIARCLIRVCLLEEVDMSIEKRFKMHDVVRAMALWVASEHGKKKRPLCQEKQRSFEPTEFVKWTDVERISLWEVDQKLEKLPDTFATFSSLSTLIIRDTKVETFPNGFFSAMLSLTVLDVSCNKFLIELPGDIGVLGNLRYLDLRRTMIRELPAELENLTKLVFLLLHRYCRVPDRLISSLLSLRVFSWEPWETTPHIDGGEEQKVIEKLNHCCNTKLIQDVCLRLDFTVAVEELLMKCPHLQRCLRELRLRWCKGWMSLIIPKPSLRTMEHLKYLQVSRCEFTEITMGKEEYGWHGETGRSDGLGSLPLPSYPEISHLESQDCFRRLERIIIEDCDKLREVTVLIYHAPCLTYLRISCCESLRELIAGDVEDSHVGKILSSLIYLHLGALPNLESICRRALSLPSLELLQVVKCQQLKKLPLKSSSSAHARRQFFKIRGQWEWWDGLQWDDPETKRLFFRNFISGF is encoded by the exons ATGGATATTATAAGTGGAGTTGCCGGCATCGTTGGCAGCATCGTCGGCATCATCGGCATCGTCTTTCAATGCTGGGGTTGCACGTCAATGTACCGGACGTACATCGAAGATCTTGAAGGCAACCTCAACACTCTGGAAGAGAGTATGAAAGAACTCAGCGGTGTCATGGAAGAAGTGAGGACACAAGTCGTGAGGGAAGATGGTGAAGGCAGGGGCCAAGCAAGTGAAGTGGGTGGCTGGCTAGGGACAGTTGAAGCCCTCGACAATGAAGTGAGCGAGATTGTGAGAGTTGGGAGGCAGTTGTTGGAAGAGAATGGCTTGTGCAGTGGTTTTCCCAACAACAGTTGGACACGTTACAGGCAGTCCAAGGCAGCAGAGGCAAAGGAACGCACTGTAGACAAGGAACTGGGCCGAGGTCGGATTTTCAAAGATGTGGACAACAGGCCTGGCGACCTGAAACTCAAGAGTTCTCTTGAGGCTCTTGAGGGCAAGCGGAAGGAGCTGgacaatgtgtttgaagaTGCGATGGAGAGAATTAGAAGGGACGAAGCTTGGCACTCGAAGCGAACAAAAGAAGTTGGTGAGTGGTTGAAAAGAGTGGAAAATCTCAAGGAAGAAGTGGGTGAAATTCTGGAGGAAGGGACGCAGGAAATGGGAGGGGGAGACCCTCAATCTCACAG GAACTGCCCATCGTGTAAGCGGCTATCAGAGCGTGCTAAGGAGAAGACAACCGCCTTGGAAGGAGAGCTTGCAAAATATCGTGCTTTCAATACTTACACCTACAAGCCGGATGATCCTCCTATGGTTGAGCAACCTCTTGAGCCGCCGGTGGGTTTAGATTCTAGCTTTGAGGAGGTGTGGACCTGGGTTCAGGATGAAAGTGTGAGACGTATTGGGTTGTATGGCATGGGTGGTGTCGGAAAGACTACCCTCCTAAAAAAAATCCACAATAAATTCCTGGGAATTCAGCATGATTATGATGTGGTTGCTTGGATTGTAGTGTCCCAACCAACTAATCCTGAGAAAATCCAGGAACACATTTGGGAGAAACTGCATCTCCCTGAATCTCGATGGAATGACATCATAGAGACGGAAAGACCGGGCCACATATTGAAGATCATGAAGGAAaagaattttctaatttttttggatgatATATGGGAGGAAATAGATCTCTCAAATCTTGGGATTCCTTCTCGTAATCATCAACGCAAATCCAAGATCATATTCACAACCCGATTAAAGGAGGTTTGCGGCTCCATGCAAGCTGAGCGCACGAAGAAGGTTGACTGTTTGCCACCAAATAAAGCCCTCAACCTATTCCGAGAGAAGGTGGGTGAACAAACTTGGACTGCCCATGATGAAATCCCAAATCTTGCTGAAGCTCTGATTAAGGAGTGCAAGTATCTGCCGCTTTCTCTTATTACTATTGGGGCAGCAATGGCAAGTCGTAGGGATCCCGATGAATGGAGGAAAGCTATTGAAATTTTGAAGAAACTCCCATCAGACTTTGCAGATATAGAAAAGAAGGTGCTCTCTGTGCTAGAACTTAGCTATAAATATTTGCCAAATGAAACCCACAAAAAATGTTTCTTGTACTGCTCAATATTCCCTGAAGACCATGTATATCGCATGGATGATTTGATTGATCTGTGGATAGGGGAGGGCCTTCTCAATGAATGCAATGGTATACATGAAGAACGTGATCGCGGAATCGAAATAGCCAGATGCCTCATACGTGTTTGTTTATTGGAGGAAGTTGATATGTCTATTGAAAAACGTTTTAAAATGCATGATGTAGTTCGAGCTATGGCCTTGTGGGTGGCATCTGAACATGGCAAGAAGAAGAGACCACTTTGTCAGGAGAAACAGAGGTCATTTGAGCCCACGGAATTCGTGAAGTGGACTGATGTAGAAAGGATATCCCTCTGGGAGGTGGATCAAAAGCTGGAAAAGTTGCCTGATACATTTGCAACTTTTTCTAGTCTATCTACTTTGATAATACGAGATACCAAGGTGGAGACATTTCCAAATGGATTCTTTTCTGCCATGCTATCGTTGACAGTGTTGGATGTGTCATGTAATAAATTCTTGATTGAGTTACCTGGAGATATTGGAGTACTAGGAAATTTGAGGTACCTTGATTTGCGGCGGACAATGATAAGGGAGCTGCCTGCAGAGCTAGAGAATCTGACAAAGTTGGTGTTTCTGCTTTTACATCGTTATTGTCGTGTTCCGGATCGACTGATCTCAAGTCTGCTGTCCTTAAGAGTGTTTAGCTGGGAACCATGGGAAACTACACCGCATATAGATGGGGGAGAAGAGCAAAAAGTGATTGAGAAGCTGAATCACTGCTGTAACACGAAGTTAATTCAAGATGTTTGCCTGCGATTAGACTTCACTGTTGCTGTTGAGGAGTTACTTATGAAATGCCCCCACTTGCAGAGGTGCTTAAGAGAACTCAGGCTTAGATGGTGTAAGGGTTGGATGTCACTTATAATCCCGAAGCCATCGTTGAGGACAATGGAGCATCTCAAATATCTACAAGTCAGTCGCTGTGAATTCACTGAGATAACAATGGGCAAGGAAGAATATGGTTGGCACGGAGAGACTGGGAGAAGTGATGGATTAGGATCTCTTCCTCTACCTTCTTATCCTGAAATTAGCCACCTGGAAAGTCAGGACTGCTTCCGTAGACTTGAAAGGATAATCATTGAAGATTGCGACAAGTTACGAGAAGTGACAGTTTTAATTTATCATGCTCCCTGCCTTACCTACCTCAGAATTAGTTGTTGTGAATCATTGCGGGAACTGATCGCTGGGGATGTTGAAGATTCTCATGTGGGCAAAATACTCTCATCTCTCATCTACCTTCACCTGGGAGCTCTTCCGAATTTGGAGAGCATCTGCAGGAGAGCGCTGTCCCTTCCTTCGCTGGAATTGTTACAGGTTGTGAAATGCCAGCAACTGAAGAAGCTCCCCCTAAAGAGCAGCAGCAGTGCACACGCAAGAAGACAGTTCTTCAAAATTAGAGGACAGTGGGAGTGGTGGGATGGTTTGCAATGGGATGACCCTGAGACGAAGCGCCTGTTCTTTAGGAATTTTATTTCTGGGTTTTAG